From the genome of Anoplopoma fimbria isolate UVic2021 breed Golden Eagle Sablefish chromosome 1, Afim_UVic_2022, whole genome shotgun sequence, one region includes:
- the her8.2 gene encoding hairy-related 8.2: MTASSITHNVGRPPSAKEERKMRKPLIERKRRERINSCLDQLKETVIGAFRLDQSKLEKADILEMTVKHLQNIQSSKLNDPTLGLEAQQKYSTGYIQCMHEVHNMLLTCEWMDKTLGSRLLNHLLKSLPRSTDDKRPLQASPRRDVPHPGTPLRGDPLAGRQIQRESPTCNAAGRLERPALHSSRLGMLEMWRPW; this comes from the exons ATGACCGCTTCATCCATTACGCACAACGTGGGGAGGCCTCCCAGCGccaaggaggagaggaag ATGAGGAAGCCACTCATTGAGAGGAAACGACGAGAGAGGATAAACAGCTGTTTGGATCAGCTGAAGGAAACTGTGATCGGAGCCTTCAGACTCGAT CAATCCAAGCTGGAAAAAGCCGACATTCTGGAGATGACAGTGAAGCATCTGCAAAACATCCAGAGCAGTAAACTCAATG ACCCCACACTAGGCCTGGAGGCCCAGCAGAAATACAGCACAGGTTACATCCAGTGCATGCACGAGGTCCACAACATGCTCCTCACCTGCGAGTGGATGGACAAGACCCTTGGCTCCCGCCTGCTCAACCACCTGCTCAAGTCCCTGCCCAGGTCCACCGACGACAAGCGCCCCCTCCAGGCCTCACCCAGACGGGATGTGCCTCACCCCGGCACGCCCCTCAGAGGAGACCCCCTCGCTGGGAGGCAGATCCAGAGAGAAAGCCCCACCTGTAATGCGGCCGGACGCCTAGAGAGGCCGGCGCTCCACAGCTCCCGCCTGGGGATGCTGGAGATGTGGAGGCCGTGGTGA